Proteins found in one Arvicola amphibius chromosome 18, mArvAmp1.2, whole genome shotgun sequence genomic segment:
- the Tmem237 gene encoding transmembrane protein 237 isoform X1: MGKKQVVSEAQHPPRALPPVPSVIQDDVPPSHPKKKKPRTKSTLAPASSEGLAEPVAHRRSESSEPTAAELKGHPEAPVPRRQKKIRPPPELETSFSEKPSSPPLLRNENGIEAESPAEAVLPKPRRKAKKTQPAELQYANELGVEDKDIITDEQRMPEQHSWLTAPTGVSQPVGKVFVEKSRRFHAADRSELIKTTENIDVSMDVKPSGTTRDVALSVHRAFRMIGLFSHGFLAGCAVWNVVVIYVLAGDQLSGLSNLLQQYKPLAYPFQSLLYLLLALSTVSAFDRTDFAKTSVAIRNFLALEPTALASFLYFAALTLSLSQQMTSDRIHLYTPPVNGSLGAAETEEQILVPWIIVNLVVALLVGLSWLFLSRRPAVDLSEELMFFSDVEENPDRGIQASS, translated from the exons ATGGGGAAGAAGCAGGTGGTGAGCGAGGCTCAG CATCCTCCACGAGCCCTGCCACCTGTGCCAAG TGTGATTCAAG aTGATGTACCGCCTAGCCATCCTAAGAAGAAGAAACCCAGAACGAAAAGCACATTAG CTCCTGCTTCTTCGGAAGGCCTTGCTGAGCCCGTGGCTCATAGGCGATCAGAGAGCAGTGAACCAACAGCTGCGGAGCTCAAGGGACACCCAGAGGCTCCTGTTCCGCGGAGACAGAAGAAGATCAGGCCGCCTCCTG AGCTGGagacttccttcagtgagaaGCCGTCCAGTCCACCTTTACTGCGGAATGAAAATGGCATTGAGGCGGAGTCGCCTGCGGAGGCCGTTCTCCCGAAACCGCGGAGGAAGGCAAA GAAAACCCAGCCAGCAGAACTGCAGTATGCTAATGAGCTAGGAGTGGAAGACAAAGACATAATTACGGATGAGCAGCGTATGCCAGAGCAGCACTCTTGGTTGACGGCACCCACGGGCGTCAGCCAGCCTGTCGGCAAAGTATTTGTGGAAAAAAGCC GGAGGTTTCACGCGGCAGATCGTTCGGAGCTGATCAAGACCACAGAAAACATAGACGTGTCGATGGACGTGAAGCCATCCGGGACCACTCGGGATGTGGCGCTCTCGGTGCACCGAGCTTTCAG GATGATTGGTCTGTTTTCTCACGGCTTCCTGGCTGGCTGTGCCGTGTGGAACGTTGTGGTGATCTATGTTCTCGCCGGGGACCAGCTGTCTGGCCTCTCCAACCTCCTGCAGCAGTACAAGCCCCTGGCTTACCCGTTCCAGAGCCTCCTCTACCTGCTCCTGGCTCTGAGCACTGTGTCAGCGTTTGACAG GACCGACTTTGCGAAAACCTCAGTAGCCATCCGGAACTTTCTGGCCCTGGAGCCGACAGCTTTAGCTTCTTTCT TGTACTTTGCTGCTCTGACACTGTCTCTGAGTCAGCAGATGACCAGCGACAGGATCCACCTGTACACGCCGCCTGTTAATGGGAGCCTCGG ggcAGCAGAAACCGAGGAGCAGATTCTTGTGCCGTGGATCATCGTGAACCTGGTGGTGGCCCTCCTGGTTGGGTTATCCTGGCTCTTTTTGTCCCGCAGACCAGCCGTGGATCTTAGTGAAg AGCTGATGTTCTTCTCTGACGTGGAAGAGAACCCTGATAGGGGAATCCAGGCGTCTTCATAG
- the Tmem237 gene encoding transmembrane protein 237 isoform X2 produces MGKKQVVSEAQHPPRALPPVPSVIQDDVPPSHPKKKKPRTKSTLAPASSEGLAEPVAHRRSESSEPTAAELKGHPEAPVPRRQKKIRPPPELETSFSEKPSSPPLLRNENGIEAESPAEAVLPKPRRKAKKTQPAELQYANELGVEDKDIITDEQRMPEQHSWLTAPTGVSQPVGKVFVEKSRRFHAADRSELIKTTENIDVSMDVKPSGTTRDVALSVHRAFRMIGLFSHGFLAGCAVWNVVVIYVLAGDQLSGLSNLLQQYKPLAYPFQSLLYLLLALSTVSAFDRTDFAKTSVAIRNFLALEPTALASFLYFAALTLSLSQQMTSDRIHLYTPPVNGSLGRNRGADSCAVDHREPGGGPPGWVILALFVPQTSRGS; encoded by the exons ATGGGGAAGAAGCAGGTGGTGAGCGAGGCTCAG CATCCTCCACGAGCCCTGCCACCTGTGCCAAG TGTGATTCAAG aTGATGTACCGCCTAGCCATCCTAAGAAGAAGAAACCCAGAACGAAAAGCACATTAG CTCCTGCTTCTTCGGAAGGCCTTGCTGAGCCCGTGGCTCATAGGCGATCAGAGAGCAGTGAACCAACAGCTGCGGAGCTCAAGGGACACCCAGAGGCTCCTGTTCCGCGGAGACAGAAGAAGATCAGGCCGCCTCCTG AGCTGGagacttccttcagtgagaaGCCGTCCAGTCCACCTTTACTGCGGAATGAAAATGGCATTGAGGCGGAGTCGCCTGCGGAGGCCGTTCTCCCGAAACCGCGGAGGAAGGCAAA GAAAACCCAGCCAGCAGAACTGCAGTATGCTAATGAGCTAGGAGTGGAAGACAAAGACATAATTACGGATGAGCAGCGTATGCCAGAGCAGCACTCTTGGTTGACGGCACCCACGGGCGTCAGCCAGCCTGTCGGCAAAGTATTTGTGGAAAAAAGCC GGAGGTTTCACGCGGCAGATCGTTCGGAGCTGATCAAGACCACAGAAAACATAGACGTGTCGATGGACGTGAAGCCATCCGGGACCACTCGGGATGTGGCGCTCTCGGTGCACCGAGCTTTCAG GATGATTGGTCTGTTTTCTCACGGCTTCCTGGCTGGCTGTGCCGTGTGGAACGTTGTGGTGATCTATGTTCTCGCCGGGGACCAGCTGTCTGGCCTCTCCAACCTCCTGCAGCAGTACAAGCCCCTGGCTTACCCGTTCCAGAGCCTCCTCTACCTGCTCCTGGCTCTGAGCACTGTGTCAGCGTTTGACAG GACCGACTTTGCGAAAACCTCAGTAGCCATCCGGAACTTTCTGGCCCTGGAGCCGACAGCTTTAGCTTCTTTCT TGTACTTTGCTGCTCTGACACTGTCTCTGAGTCAGCAGATGACCAGCGACAGGATCCACCTGTACACGCCGCCTGTTAATGGGAGCCTCGG CAGAAACCGAGGAGCAGATTCTTGTGCCGTGGATCATCGTGAACCTGGTGGTGGCCCTCCTGGTTGGGTTATCCTGGCTCTTTTTGTCCCGCAGACCAGCCGTGGATCTTAG